One stretch of Emys orbicularis isolate rEmyOrb1 chromosome 7, rEmyOrb1.hap1, whole genome shotgun sequence DNA includes these proteins:
- the LOC135880865 gene encoding protein SPMIP1: MRGLLTTRDQHCWKELIEKEAFSRVSWKVKYGHKFPTLESCSGPRRKCILPAICPPKEQEERLSPPRTQEEGTGFKKQGEGISLPRKQEDKDQEPLLKEMRPATPKTKHLLYQGISQEGQGRHLYLQERKLKNPEEKFHYPVLSSWEYGWRLGDVITEIKAPIHVRSGIVKDTFYIRNGVFHHPSKSDKLS, encoded by the exons ATGAGGGGTCTGCTGACCACAAGGGACCAGCACTGCTGGAAGGAGTTGATTGAGAAAGAGGCTTTCAGCAGGGTCAGCTGGAAGGTGAAGTATGGGCACAAGTTCCCCACGCTAGAGTCCTGCAGTGGCCCCAGGAGGAAATGTATTCTACCTGCTATTTGCCCTCCCAAGGAGCAGGAGGAGAGGCTCAGTCCCCCTAGGACCCAGGAGGAGGGAACTGGCTTTaagaagcagggggaggggataagCCTCCCCAGGAAGCAGGAGGATAAGGATCAGGAGCCCCTTCTTAAGGAAATGAGACCTGCCACCCCCAAGACCAAGCATCTGCTGTACCAGGGCATCTCCCAGGAAGGCCAAGGAAGGCACCTGTATCTGCAGGAGAGAAAGCTGAAGAATCCTGAGGAGAAATTCCACTATCCAGTCCTGTCATCCTGGGAGTATGGCTGGCGCTTAG GAGACGTTATTACTGAAATCAAGGCTCCAATTCATGTCAGGTCTGGAATTGTAAAGGATACTTTCTACATCAGAAATGGAGTCTTCCATCATCCATCAAAAAGTGACAAGCTGTCGTGA